From Triticum aestivum cultivar Chinese Spring chromosome 4A, IWGSC CS RefSeq v2.1, whole genome shotgun sequence, a single genomic window includes:
- the LOC123084090 gene encoding uncharacterized protein, giving the protein MHGRDSYEERLAKYVNNGKKHIFSRKILEGDLVVVKRVSAERQEEYLAAIEVREMPTVNHWRDILRGYHLDNNAPPPWLQQKRKNNPNDVAASSSSNPRPLISVTVSGTRLNARKEGTDILVDRNSEEPSPNATISSGGEERPAVKRKIEISLGESPCNLDELVDFMHELDDTRTDDNVIGSDLSFEDFDISEPSLNLPTPPTYLYSGVASQADISNISPISTHGDTEGASNLVSGEGIMTQISAPSMDISAITKPVLDAIDLLLQNAFEALDAPTLTDSQRHEIFQAVRSMLPIGDIVPQIAPVRAAWEKFVSISDTVQEARRTIEGQSKQKSEFVTAAERRAESIEASLKTSVEEMSSMLEKQAEKKERVEALFAQLQEATVELCTAEERVKQLESDRSAKQAEAKKLHEDLLEANVKASEELEALKGKTSTLEDEAKSIMRSLKEWRSMSN; this is encoded by the exons ATGCACGGGCGAGATTCCTATGAAGAAAGGCTTGCCAAATATGTGAATAATGGGAAGAAACATATTTTTTCTCGCAAGATTTTGGAAGGGGATCTTGTCGTAGTAAAGAGGGTGTCTGCTGAACGGCAAGAGGAATATCTTGCAGCTATTGAGGTGAGAGAAATGCCGACAGTGAATCATTGGAGGGACATCTTAAGAGGTTACCACTTGGATAACAATGCCCCGCCACCTTGGTTGCAACAG AAGCGGAAAAATAATCCAAATGATGTTGCTGCAAGTTCCTCTTCCAATCCCCGGCCACTTATAAGCGTGACAGTATCAGGCACACGTTTAAATGCAAGGAAGGAGGGTACTGACATTTTGGTTGATAGGAACTCAGAGGAACCTAGTCCAAATGCAACAATCTCTTCCGGTGGGGAGGAAAGACCTGCTGTAAAAAGGAAGATTGAAATTTCTCTTGGAGAAAGCCCATGTAATCTTGACGAGTTGGTTGATTTTATGCATGAACTTGATGATACACGGACTGATGATAATGTCATAGGTTCTGATCTATCGTTTGAGGATTTTGATATATCAGAACCCTCTCTTAATCTTCCAACTCCCCCTACATATCTATACTCAGGCGTGGCCTCGCAGGCTGATATTTCAAACATTTCGCCTATCTCTACGCACG GTGATACGGAAGGAGCTTCTAATCTCGTCAGTGGCGAGGGAATAATGACACAGATTTCAGCGCCATCCATGGATATTTCCGCTATTACCAAGCCAGTTCTGGATGCTATCGATTTGTTGCTGCAGAATGCTTTTGAAGCTTTAGATGCCCCTACATTAACAGATTCTCAGCGCCATGAGATTTTCCAGGCAGTTCGGTCGATGCTCCCGATTGGTGATATTGTTCCTCAAATTGCCCCTGTCCGCGCGGCTTGGGAAAAATTTGTCTCGATCTCAGATACAGTGCAAGAAGCCCGCAGAACCATTGAGGGTCAGTCAAAGCAAAAGTCTGAATTTGTTACTGCAGCAGAGAGGAGGGCTGAATCCATTGAAGCGTCTCTGAAAACTTCAGTGGAAGAGATGTCATCCATGCTGGAGAAACAAGCTGAGAAGAAGGAACGTGTGGAGGCCCTCTTCGCTCAACTACAAGAAGCTACCGTTGAGTTGTGTACAGCTGAAGAAAGGGTCAAGCAACTGGAGTCAGACCGTTCCGCCAAGCAAGCTGAAGCCAAGAAGTTGCATGAAGATTTGCTCGAAGCTAATGTGAAAGCTTCCGAGGAATTGGAGGCTCTTAAAGGGAAGACATCGACGCTGGAGGACGAAGCCAAGTCTATTATGAGAAGTCTGAAGGAGTGGCGCTCCATGTCCAATTGA